One part of the Aurantibacillus circumpalustris genome encodes these proteins:
- a CDS encoding acyl carrier protein phosphodiesterase, whose product MNYLAHAFLSNNNKDLLIGNFIADHIRGNDFSKYSPEVVKGIQLHRQIDSFTDAHPEFKKSKRFFYKGFEKYSGILIDIYFDYFLAKNFQKHSSIPLDEFSKNVYKVYLESEHLLPESSSRFLEYVIKNNVYLSYASLKGIETVLFHLSHRIKHNVRLDESVKILQEKEKDLQSSFDVFFIDVCSNFNFIS is encoded by the coding sequence ATGAACTACCTGGCTCACGCTTTCCTCTCTAATAACAACAAAGATCTTTTAATAGGCAACTTCATTGCTGATCATATTCGCGGGAATGACTTCAGCAAATATAGTCCCGAAGTTGTTAAAGGAATTCAATTGCACAGACAAATAGATAGTTTTACGGACGCACACCCAGAGTTTAAAAAAAGTAAACGTTTTTTTTATAAAGGTTTTGAAAAGTATAGTGGAATTTTAATTGATATTTATTTCGATTATTTTTTAGCAAAGAACTTCCAAAAACATTCTTCTATTCCACTTGATGAATTTTCAAAAAACGTTTACAAAGTGTATTTAGAAAGCGAACATCTATTACCTGAAAGCAGTTCTCGTTTTCTGGAATACGTAATTAAAAACAACGTTTACCTCTCGTACGCTTCACTAAAAGGCATTGAAACAGTTTTGTTCCATCTTTCACACCGAATTAAACACAATGTAAGGTTAGATGAATCCGTGAAAATATTACAAGAAAAAGAAAAAGACCTTCAAAGTAGTTTTGATGTCTTTTTTATTGATGTTTGTTCCAATTTTAATTTCATTTCCTAA
- a CDS encoding tetratricopeptide repeat protein has product MKKPSEILTEFENKLKTIKDPKERIKEIVDFSVIYGDNYSTEILPLLEEGIELAREIGDKVGETLCFCNLSFLIRVTGVKLDSKYSTTLEELTQMVQDIKPYTEDYAMGLNMLAYFHWFRGEFEKAFNLSFECLKLVQKKVIGVAWNHFGLAVFYFDTKDFENSKIHYQKALETFIELDHEYGKARASNGLGSIAIIQNHVTEALSLLEYAASIYRKLGHNSGLSRAANDLGLLENRNKNHTKAIAYLQESIELRKEINHVQGLITSYTELGETYQMIQDHPLALIQLEKGLSFAVTIKNHQKEMRIHKLFYDSYKALNKTDLALYHFEKYFEVKSQILSDEAANSIKKVQTRYEKEKSEKEAELERFKNVELKKANTIIEQKNKDITDSINYAKRIQLGILPQKEILDKCFDNYFVLYKPKDIVSGDFYWASESTNHLPEKNLPVIAAIDCTGHGVPGAFMSMLGNTLLNQTVANPEIRTAADILNYLNYKLPENIKSTGGEQSIRDGMDMGLSIFDFKKSKMQYAGANNPCWVIRNNQIIELKGDKQAITASTDSVKRAFVNQVFDLKKDDMVYLFTDGFADQFGGPNEKKFSYKRLRELLIAISTESCEQQKDQLYLAFENWRGDLEQIDDVCVIGIKI; this is encoded by the coding sequence ATGAAGAAGCCTAGTGAAATTCTAACCGAGTTTGAAAATAAACTGAAGACCATTAAGGATCCTAAAGAACGTATTAAAGAAATAGTTGATTTTTCTGTCATATATGGCGATAATTATAGTACAGAAATCCTTCCGCTCCTTGAAGAAGGAATAGAACTTGCTCGAGAAATTGGTGATAAAGTGGGCGAAACTCTTTGTTTTTGTAACCTTTCTTTCTTAATTAGAGTAACTGGCGTAAAATTGGATTCAAAATATTCAACGACTTTGGAAGAACTTACTCAGATGGTTCAGGATATAAAGCCATACACCGAGGATTATGCTATGGGACTTAATATGCTTGCGTATTTCCATTGGTTTAGAGGTGAGTTTGAAAAAGCTTTCAATCTTTCTTTTGAATGCCTAAAATTAGTGCAAAAAAAAGTTATTGGCGTTGCTTGGAATCATTTTGGCTTAGCAGTTTTTTATTTTGACACCAAAGATTTTGAGAATTCGAAAATTCATTACCAGAAAGCACTTGAAACGTTTATCGAATTAGATCATGAATATGGAAAAGCCAGGGCTTCAAATGGATTAGGATCGATAGCAATAATTCAAAACCATGTTACAGAAGCACTTTCTCTTTTAGAATACGCTGCTTCGATATATAGAAAATTGGGACACAATTCTGGGCTAAGCAGAGCAGCAAATGATTTGGGTCTTTTAGAGAATAGAAATAAAAACCACACTAAAGCAATCGCTTATCTGCAAGAAAGTATTGAGTTACGGAAAGAGATCAATCATGTGCAAGGCTTGATAACTAGTTATACAGAACTAGGTGAAACTTATCAAATGATTCAAGATCATCCTTTAGCCCTCATACAGCTTGAAAAAGGTTTGTCCTTTGCTGTTACAATAAAAAATCATCAAAAAGAAATGCGCATACATAAATTATTTTATGATTCGTATAAGGCTTTAAATAAAACCGATTTAGCACTTTACCATTTTGAAAAATACTTTGAAGTAAAATCACAAATATTAAGCGATGAGGCTGCTAATAGTATTAAGAAAGTTCAGACACGTTATGAAAAAGAAAAATCTGAAAAGGAAGCTGAACTGGAGCGTTTTAAAAATGTAGAATTAAAAAAAGCGAATACAATTATTGAACAAAAAAATAAAGACATCACAGATAGTATCAATTATGCGAAAAGAATTCAATTAGGAATTCTTCCACAAAAAGAGATTTTGGATAAATGTTTTGATAATTATTTTGTACTCTATAAACCAAAAGATATTGTTAGTGGAGATTTTTACTGGGCTTCTGAATCAACCAACCACTTGCCTGAAAAAAATTTACCTGTAATTGCTGCAATAGATTGCACTGGCCATGGTGTTCCTGGTGCGTTTATGAGTATGTTGGGTAATACATTGCTTAATCAAACAGTTGCGAATCCGGAAATTCGGACCGCAGCCGACATATTAAATTATCTCAACTATAAATTACCTGAAAATATAAAATCAACAGGCGGTGAACAAAGTATTAGAGATGGCATGGATATGGGGCTGAGTATTTTTGATTTCAAAAAATCGAAAATGCAATATGCTGGAGCGAATAATCCATGTTGGGTTATTAGGAATAATCAAATTATTGAATTAAAAGGCGATAAGCAAGCAATTACTGCAAGCACGGATTCTGTAAAGCGTGCTTTTGTGAATCAGGTGTTTGACTTAAAGAAAGACGATATGGTTTATTTGTTTACCGATGGTTTTGCAGATCAATTTGGTGGACCGAATGAAAAAAAATTCAGTTATAAACGGTTGAGAGAGTTGCTAATTGCTATCAGCACTGAGTCGTGCGAGCAACAAAAGGACCAATTATATTTAGCTTTTGAGAACTGGCGCGGTGATCTTGAACAAATTGATGATGTTTGTGTGATAGGAATAAAAATTTAA
- a CDS encoding glycosyltransferase family 61 protein — MIKRQREAIYNKHVSLRQTPKNLKKEDFELFAHELSKEINATTVTQLSHVFVLKDTIFSLRKFQFYLSYSHIHKLSKKSVLKRFLLLFSVGQKINKAVWIIDNWSNGYFHWFTDALPRLIASEKIKHTSTVILPKEFEQNSYINDSLKLLNYKVHFYDQKIVVKELVLPSHTAPTGNYNKNIITSIRDRFYKNNKTIPHRNIFISRQKASKRKIINEIEVVELLKLYDYEIHFFEDYTLNEQIEIMSQTKSLIGVHGAGLTNMLFMSENGQVLELRNKNDALNNCYFSLASDLNHSYYYQLNDGNSKDTHIVDLTVNLGELKVNLEMMKNEASKVDLRNSGAPTS; from the coding sequence ATGATAAAAAGACAGAGAGAAGCAATATATAACAAGCATGTTTCGTTAAGACAAACACCTAAAAATCTGAAAAAAGAAGATTTTGAATTATTTGCTCACGAGCTCTCTAAGGAAATTAATGCAACCACGGTTACCCAATTAAGTCATGTCTTTGTTCTTAAAGACACTATTTTTAGTTTAAGGAAATTTCAGTTTTATCTTTCGTATTCTCACATACATAAACTCTCTAAGAAATCAGTATTAAAAAGATTCTTATTACTTTTTAGTGTTGGACAAAAAATTAACAAAGCTGTATGGATTATTGATAATTGGAGTAACGGCTATTTTCATTGGTTTACTGATGCCTTACCGCGACTCATTGCCTCTGAAAAAATCAAACACACTAGCACCGTAATTCTACCAAAAGAATTTGAACAAAATAGCTACATAAATGATTCGCTGAAATTATTGAATTACAAGGTTCATTTCTACGATCAAAAAATAGTGGTGAAAGAACTTGTTTTGCCAAGCCATACTGCGCCAACAGGAAATTATAATAAAAATATTATAACTAGTATAAGAGATCGGTTTTATAAAAACAATAAAACCATTCCTCATCGGAATATTTTTATCAGTAGACAAAAAGCTAGTAAAAGAAAAATAATCAATGAAATTGAAGTAGTAGAGTTATTGAAGTTGTATGATTACGAGATCCATTTTTTTGAAGATTATACTTTAAATGAACAAATAGAAATAATGTCTCAAACGAAATCACTCATAGGTGTTCATGGTGCGGGTCTTACTAATATGTTATTTATGTCTGAAAACGGTCAAGTGCTTGAGTTGAGAAATAAAAATGATGCACTTAATAACTGTTATTTTTCTTTAGCGTCAGACTTAAATCATTCTTACTATTATCAATTAAATGATGGAAACTCAAAGGATACTCACATAGTTGATTTAACTGTAAATTTAGGAGAATTAAAAGTGAATCTTGAAATGATGAAAAATGAAGCATCGAAGGTGGATTTAAGAAATTCTGGAGCTCCAACTAGCTAA
- a CDS encoding UDP-N-acetylmuramate--L-alanine ligase: MWIIIKEKKAGTLQKAFLYTMQKLHLIAIGGSAMHNMALALHEKGFIVTGSDDEINEPSKSRLAKAGLLPEEIGWFPDKIKGDLSAVILGMHAREDNPELIRARQMGLKIYSYPEYIYEATKEKTRIVIGGSHGKTTITAMILHVMNFLKIETDYLVGAQLEGFNTMVSLTNTAQYAVIEGDEYLASPIDKRPKFHLYKPNIAIISGIAWDHINVFPTFEIYVDQFKKFINLIEPNGSLIYCSEDKVLDEVCRTTSNTKIDKMPYSVPKHQIENGTTYLLVNDQKIPLQIFGNHNLMNLNGARLVCNKIGILNTQFYEAIQSFKGAAKRLELVYKKDNFNFYKDFAHSPSKLKATTDAVKKQFTKRKIIACMELHTFSSLNEEFLAQYKDSMNLADEAIVYFNPHTIAHKKLKEITPEQVHACFNRKDLRVFTKSSEVTDYLKSKKWKDSVLLMMSSGNFDGVDFNGLAQNLSPS; the protein is encoded by the coding sequence TTGTGGATAATAATAAAAGAAAAAAAAGCCGGAACCTTACAAAAAGCTTTTCTTTATACCATGCAAAAACTACATTTAATTGCCATTGGGGGCAGTGCTATGCACAACATGGCTTTGGCTTTACACGAAAAGGGATTTATTGTTACGGGGAGCGACGACGAAATAAACGAACCAAGTAAAAGTCGTTTAGCAAAAGCAGGTTTACTGCCCGAAGAAATTGGCTGGTTTCCCGATAAAATTAAAGGCGATTTAAGTGCAGTAATCCTTGGCATGCATGCCCGTGAAGACAATCCTGAATTAATTCGTGCCCGACAAATGGGTTTAAAAATATACTCTTACCCCGAATACATTTACGAAGCCACCAAAGAAAAAACACGTATTGTAATAGGCGGAAGTCATGGCAAAACTACAATCACTGCTATGATTCTTCACGTTATGAACTTCTTGAAAATAGAAACGGATTATTTAGTAGGCGCTCAATTGGAAGGTTTTAATACGATGGTGAGTCTTACCAATACCGCACAGTATGCAGTAATAGAAGGAGACGAATATTTAGCATCCCCAATTGATAAACGTCCGAAATTTCATTTATACAAACCAAACATTGCTATTATTAGCGGCATTGCCTGGGATCACATCAATGTATTTCCAACCTTTGAAATTTATGTGGATCAGTTTAAAAAGTTTATCAATTTAATTGAACCTAACGGAAGTTTAATTTATTGTTCGGAAGATAAGGTGTTAGATGAAGTTTGTAGAACAACTAGCAACACTAAAATTGATAAGATGCCCTACTCTGTTCCAAAACATCAAATTGAAAATGGAACAACTTATTTATTGGTTAATGACCAAAAAATTCCATTACAAATTTTCGGCAATCACAATTTAATGAACCTAAATGGTGCACGCTTGGTTTGTAATAAAATAGGAATATTAAACACGCAATTTTACGAAGCAATTCAGTCCTTTAAAGGTGCCGCTAAACGACTAGAATTAGTGTACAAAAAAGATAATTTCAATTTTTACAAAGACTTTGCGCACTCGCCTTCCAAACTAAAGGCAACAACTGATGCTGTTAAAAAACAATTCACCAAACGTAAAATAATTGCTTGTATGGAATTGCACACTTTTAGCAGTTTAAACGAAGAGTTTCTGGCACAGTACAAAGATTCTATGAATCTTGCAGATGAAGCAATTGTTTATTTTAATCCGCACACTATCGCTCATAAAAAACTAAAAGAGATTACTCCTGAACAAGTGCATGCCTGTTTTAACCGCAAAGATTTAAGGGTATTTACAAAAAGCTCAGAAGTAACCGATTATTTAAAATCAAAAAAATGGAAAGACTCTGTTTTATTAATGATGAGCAGTGGAAATTTTGATGGAGTTGATTTTAACGGGTTGGCGCAGAATCTATCTCCCTCCTAA
- a CDS encoding outer membrane beta-barrel protein produces MIRFITLAWLLLSCYKLSSQSVAGRVLDSLNAPVAFVPVAMLNAKDSAIYKVTVTTENGYFSFENLNPGSYMLKFSAMGFEEKIESTFQLDSNVNMETGFIRLKNLKGVDLAEVSVSTLKRAFEFKNGNIIVNVENSALAAGNSAYDLIIKLPGVAVNEDGISIQGRNGVKVMINDRIQQVSYRQLVNILKGISGSSIEKIEVLKNPPVKYDAAGTAGLINIKTKKIRVVGFNGNASLSGSQGFYPGGEANLSLNYKTKRFVLFGDVSTGYGKFFSANNFNRIITYDSITSDLNQKQLETELDFEFMINAGVDWQLNEKNIIGAKITIEPGNEASRSVGQTFFNDGSIYDRMNYDNTMLNVWNYINYNVNAEHLFDTLGSKLIFSVDYSPNWDDYKGGFDHRFLNGNDEVSDPRVFKTFLREDLNLLSAKLDFESPLSESTEIQAGIKVGSQELRKKYVFENNDITSGEYILDTNYSNQFNYKEQILAAYFNIEKDFDILELSLGVRAENTRITMNSPDKNFKKSQDYFNLFPVISIEAELNKNNNIELSYNKRINRPESYAFYPYKFVWGNLLTGSKGNPNVLPENSHGFELTHVYKQVVSNALAYSHVNNYLLNYTLQNDSSKEIIEYISNIKNSQTLGYTLFCELKLKNWWVLSGNITLSYLSFKGKVNDIDYSTSGYSSSAMLRNELILSKKSKIEIIGQYVGAQPLGVFVVQPRWSINLAYKIKVLKEKLDVVVGLDDIFYTFINRNRVSFQNQHWTISQRNDSRRFRISLSYNFGKIKVERRDLSSNEDEKDRMKH; encoded by the coding sequence ATGATAAGGTTTATTACCCTTGCATGGCTTCTTTTATCGTGCTATAAACTTTCTTCACAGTCAGTAGCCGGAAGGGTTTTAGATTCCTTGAACGCACCTGTAGCATTCGTTCCAGTCGCCATGTTAAATGCAAAAGATAGTGCAATTTATAAAGTTACTGTTACTACTGAAAATGGGTACTTTTCTTTTGAGAATTTAAATCCAGGAAGTTATATGTTGAAATTTTCTGCAATGGGATTTGAAGAAAAGATTGAATCTACTTTTCAATTAGATTCAAATGTAAATATGGAAACAGGGTTCATTCGTTTAAAAAACCTTAAGGGTGTTGATCTAGCTGAAGTTTCGGTAAGTACTCTTAAACGCGCCTTTGAATTTAAAAATGGAAACATTATCGTTAATGTTGAGAATAGTGCTTTGGCGGCTGGTAATTCAGCATACGATTTAATTATAAAATTGCCAGGTGTTGCGGTTAACGAAGATGGAATTTCTATCCAAGGGAGAAATGGTGTGAAGGTAATGATCAATGATCGTATACAGCAAGTGTCGTACCGTCAACTGGTAAATATATTAAAAGGTATTAGTGGCTCTTCTATTGAAAAAATTGAGGTCTTAAAAAATCCACCTGTAAAATATGACGCAGCTGGTACTGCAGGATTAATTAATATTAAGACTAAAAAGATAAGAGTTGTGGGGTTTAACGGAAACGCTTCCCTATCAGGTTCACAGGGGTTTTATCCTGGTGGCGAGGCCAACCTTTCACTCAATTATAAAACAAAACGGTTTGTTTTATTTGGTGATGTTTCTACTGGGTATGGTAAATTTTTCTCGGCAAATAATTTCAATAGGATCATTACTTACGATTCTATTACAAGCGACCTGAATCAAAAACAATTAGAAACTGAACTTGATTTTGAGTTTATGATAAACGCAGGAGTTGACTGGCAGTTAAATGAAAAAAACATTATTGGTGCAAAAATAACAATTGAACCTGGTAACGAAGCATCAAGGTCCGTTGGACAAACTTTTTTTAATGATGGAAGCATATATGATAGAATGAATTATGATAATACGATGCTAAATGTGTGGAATTATATAAACTATAATGTGAATGCCGAACATTTATTCGACACGCTTGGAAGTAAACTAATTTTTTCAGTGGATTATAGTCCAAACTGGGATGACTATAAAGGAGGTTTTGATCACCGCTTTTTAAATGGTAATGATGAAGTAAGTGACCCACGTGTTTTCAAAACTTTTTTGCGCGAGGATTTGAATCTTTTATCAGCTAAACTTGATTTTGAATCTCCTTTGTCAGAATCGACGGAAATACAAGCAGGAATAAAGGTGGGAAGTCAGGAACTCAGAAAGAAATACGTGTTTGAAAATAATGATATAACAAGTGGAGAATACATCTTAGATACCAATTATTCGAATCAATTTAATTACAAGGAACAGATTTTAGCGGCCTATTTCAACATTGAAAAAGATTTTGATATATTGGAATTATCTCTTGGGGTTCGTGCTGAAAACACGCGTATTACTATGAATAGTCCAGATAAAAATTTCAAAAAATCTCAGGACTATTTTAATCTTTTTCCTGTAATAAGTATTGAAGCTGAGTTGAATAAAAATAATAATATTGAACTGAGTTATAATAAACGAATTAACAGACCTGAGAGTTATGCTTTTTATCCTTATAAATTTGTTTGGGGTAATTTACTCACGGGGTCAAAGGGAAATCCAAATGTTCTTCCCGAGAACAGTCATGGTTTTGAATTAACCCATGTATACAAACAAGTTGTGTCTAACGCTCTGGCGTATTCCCACGTAAATAATTATCTGTTAAATTATACGCTACAGAATGATTCCAGTAAAGAAATTATAGAATACATCTCAAATATAAAGAATAGTCAAACACTTGGTTATACCTTGTTCTGTGAACTTAAACTTAAGAACTGGTGGGTGTTAAGTGGAAATATTACTTTATCGTATCTTAGTTTTAAAGGTAAGGTAAATGACATTGACTATAGCACTTCGGGTTATTCTTCATCTGCCATGCTAAGAAATGAATTAATTCTTAGTAAGAAATCGAAGATCGAAATAATTGGACAATATGTTGGCGCGCAGCCTTTGGGGGTATTTGTTGTTCAGCCCAGATGGTCAATAAATTTGGCCTACAAAATTAAAGTTCTAAAAGAAAAATTAGATGTTGTTGTGGGATTAGATGATATTTTTTATACGTTTATTAATAGAAATCGGGTTAGTTTTCAAAATCAACATTGGACAATAAGCCAAAGAAATGATTCGAGGAGATTTAGAATAAGTTTAAGTTATAATTTTGGCAAAATAAAGGTGGAGCGCAGGGATCTAAGTAGTAACGAGGATGAGAAAGATAGGATGAAACATTAG
- a CDS encoding RNA polymerase sigma factor gives MFRISRTDYLSLTDEQLMERISKAERNAFEILYDRYFNKLVWFARGFVEDVQCAEDIVQEVFIKLIDNHNRFDLDKKFSTWIYVITSNRCKHYLRDEKNRLRILRENVIPFKDEKAELNSTSDFKLLKERIQLIYVGLSEKEKNIYSLRFEQELGIKEISVIMNIPEGSVKSGIYYLLKKLAQQLKDFSHEY, from the coding sequence ATGTTTCGAATAAGTAGGACTGATTATCTTTCTTTAACGGATGAACAATTAATGGAAAGAATCTCAAAAGCTGAAAGAAATGCTTTTGAGATTCTTTATGATCGTTACTTTAATAAGTTGGTTTGGTTTGCCCGTGGGTTCGTTGAAGATGTTCAGTGCGCTGAAGATATTGTACAGGAAGTGTTTATTAAACTCATAGATAATCACAATCGCTTTGATCTGGATAAAAAATTTTCAACATGGATTTATGTAATCACCTCTAACCGTTGTAAACATTATCTAAGAGATGAAAAAAATCGCCTAAGAATATTACGAGAAAATGTTATTCCGTTCAAAGACGAAAAAGCAGAATTAAATAGTACATCTGATTTTAAACTCCTAAAAGAAAGAATACAATTAATCTATGTTGGATTAAGTGAAAAAGAAAAAAACATATACAGTTTGCGGTTTGAGCAAGAACTTGGAATTAAAGAAATATCAGTAATAATGAATATACCTGAAGGCTCTGTTAAATCTGGTATTTATTATCTCCTTAAAAAATTAGCACAACAATTAAAAGATTTTAGCCATGAATATTAA